Proteins encoded in a region of the Peptococcaceae bacterium 1198_IL3148 genome:
- the cydB gene encoding cytochrome d ubiquinol oxidase subunit II, producing the protein MTLATLQTIWFLLVTVLITGYALLDGFDLGIGNLHLFTKDDHERSAMFYTIGPFWDSNQVWLLTGGGAIFAAFPMVYATVFSGFYLALMLLLFALIFRAVSIEFQHLLDTPRWKKVWDIGFSLGSILPSVLFGVAVGNILRGIPLDAQHNFAGTFFGLLNPYAIVIGLVSLAMFTMHGAAFLIAKTDSPLSQKARGWGRNAWLAYIILFTIGTIWSYISTPRLFENFFHQPLLFILPVMALAGMLYYPVALKKDARWQPFLASALNITGVMAIAAVSLFPYLVPANNNLANSLTIYNASSSQLTLNVMLILALIGMPLVIAYTGYIYRKFGGTTVTKPASGSKFNLPG; encoded by the coding sequence ATGACACTGGCTACATTGCAGACAATATGGTTTCTTTTAGTGACTGTTTTAATTACTGGCTATGCTCTGTTGGACGGATTTGATTTGGGCATTGGTAATTTACATTTGTTTACCAAAGATGACCACGAGCGCAGTGCTATGTTCTATACCATCGGGCCCTTTTGGGATAGTAACCAGGTGTGGTTATTAACCGGTGGTGGAGCAATTTTTGCTGCTTTCCCCATGGTTTATGCCACTGTCTTTAGCGGTTTTTACTTAGCTTTGATGTTACTGCTCTTTGCCTTAATCTTCAGAGCGGTCTCCATCGAGTTTCAGCACCTGCTGGATACTCCTCGGTGGAAAAAAGTTTGGGACATCGGCTTTAGTTTGGGTAGCATTTTACCATCGGTACTGTTTGGGGTGGCGGTGGGCAACATTTTGCGGGGAATTCCTTTAGATGCCCAACATAACTTTGCTGGCACCTTCTTTGGCTTATTAAACCCCTATGCCATTGTTATCGGATTAGTAAGTCTAGCGATGTTTACCATGCACGGAGCTGCTTTTCTCATCGCTAAAACCGACAGCCCCTTAAGTCAAAAGGCCCGTGGGTGGGGACGCAACGCCTGGTTAGCTTATATAATATTATTTACCATTGGTACCATCTGGAGTTATATCAGCACCCCTAGGTTATTTGAAAATTTTTTCCATCAGCCGTTGCTGTTCATTCTGCCTGTAATGGCGTTGGCTGGCATGCTCTATTACCCAGTGGCACTTAAAAAAGACGCCCGCTGGCAACCATTTTTGGCCTCAGCCCTAAACATCACCGGCGTAATGGCAATAGCTGCGGTCAGTTTGTTTCCTTACTTGGTACCGGCTAACAACAACTTAGCTAACAGTTTAACTATCTATAACGCATCGTCCTCTCAACTGACCTTAAATGTAATGCTCATTTTGGCATTAATCGGCATGCCACTGGTTATTGCCTACACTGGTTATATATATAGAAAGTTCGGTGGCACCACTGTAACCAAGCCAGCCAGCGGTTCAAAGTTTAATCTACCAGGATAG
- a CDS encoding cytochrome ubiquinol oxidase subunit I yields MEFLDVVLLSRIQFAMTVGFHFLFPPLTIGMAWIIVIMQTLYLRTNHDLYQKMSYFWIKLFAISFVVGVASGIVMEFQFGTNWSEYSRFVGDIFGAPLAAEGILAFFLESAFIGVLIWGKERVSKKFYWFSSLMVALGSTLSAFWIIVANSWMQTPAGFHINNGRAELTDFWAAVFNPSTVPRYLHTVDAALITGAFFIMGISAYYLFKKRHLDLAKKSLKIALIVALVASLMQGVLGHSHAVQVAHTQPEKLAAFEGIFETETEAPLLIFGIPDGEERTVHFAVGIPKLLSWIAFGDTSAEVKGLNDYPKEEWPPLGITFISFHLMVGLGVLFIGTTLLGAYLLRRGTIYQNPLYLKLLMFCIPLPFIANELGWIAAEVGRQPWIVYRLMKTVEGASFTVPAAQVLLSIIVFIAIYAVLFSVWIFLLKRKIAEGPTESVPSTKGVRM; encoded by the coding sequence ATGGAGTTTTTGGATGTGGTTTTATTATCCCGTATCCAGTTTGCCATGACGGTGGGCTTTCATTTTCTTTTTCCGCCTTTAACCATTGGTATGGCCTGGATAATCGTCATTATGCAGACATTATATTTAAGAACTAATCATGATCTTTATCAAAAGATGTCGTATTTTTGGATTAAATTATTTGCCATTAGTTTTGTGGTGGGTGTAGCTTCTGGTATTGTAATGGAATTTCAGTTTGGCACCAACTGGTCTGAGTATTCCCGTTTTGTGGGAGATATATTTGGTGCTCCTTTGGCTGCCGAAGGTATTCTTGCTTTCTTTTTGGAATCAGCCTTTATTGGTGTTTTAATTTGGGGGAAAGAGCGGGTTTCTAAAAAGTTCTATTGGTTTTCATCATTAATGGTGGCTTTAGGTTCAACATTATCTGCCTTTTGGATCATTGTGGCCAATTCTTGGATGCAAACCCCGGCAGGCTTTCATATTAACAACGGCCGGGCAGAATTAACGGATTTTTGGGCAGCGGTATTTAATCCATCCACCGTGCCCCGTTATTTGCACACCGTTGATGCTGCCCTAATCACCGGTGCTTTCTTTATCATGGGCATTTCTGCCTATTATTTGTTCAAAAAAAGACACCTAGACCTAGCCAAAAAGAGTTTAAAAATAGCTTTGATTGTGGCTTTAGTGGCTTCTCTAATGCAAGGGGTGCTGGGACACTCCCATGCAGTGCAGGTTGCCCATACTCAACCGGAAAAACTGGCGGCCTTTGAAGGTATTTTTGAAACCGAAACCGAGGCGCCTCTACTGATCTTTGGGATCCCCGACGGCGAAGAAAGAACTGTTCACTTTGCCGTTGGCATTCCTAAACTACTCAGTTGGATCGCCTTTGGTGACACCAGTGCTGAAGTTAAAGGCTTAAATGACTATCCCAAAGAAGAATGGCCGCCCTTGGGGATCACTTTTATAAGCTTTCACTTAATGGTGGGCCTCGGGGTGCTATTTATCGGCACAACCCTGTTGGGTGCCTACCTTTTGCGGCGAGGCACTATCTACCAAAACCCACTGTACTTAAAATTATTAATGTTTTGCATACCACTGCCCTTTATCGCTAACGAATTGGGCTGGATAGCAGCAGAGGTGGGACGGCAACCTTGGATTGTGTATCGGCTAATGAAAACTGTTGAAGGCGCTTCCTTTACCGTACCAGCAGCACAGGTTTTGCTATCAATAATTGTTTTTATCGCTATTTACGCAGTGCTGTTCTCCGTTTGGATTTTCTTGTTGAAGAGAAAAATTGCAGAAGGTCCCACCGAATCGGTACCATCCACTAAGGGGGTGCGTATGTAA